Sequence from the Candidatus Accumulibacter similis genome:
TAGCGCGGTGGCTTCTCCGGATGCAGCCGTTCGAGATAGGGCATGAACTCCGCGCGCGTGCGGAAACGCCAGCCGCTCGCCACCGACAGCAGCTCGAGCGGCCGCCCCTGCCACTCGCGACGCAGTTCGTCGAGCAGCGAACGCAGCATTTCGGCGGTGATTTCGTCATTGAAGACCTTGCGCAGCTCGGGCAGCGAGAGCGGCTCCCTGGCACTCAGCAGGACCGCCTCGAGCACCCGCTTGAGTTCCTCGGCAGTGCCCGGCAGGCCTGCGCCGGCTGCCCTGTCAGGCACCATCGTGAACATCGACCAAGCGCAGATAGATCGGCGCAAAAGGCTCCGCCTGCGTCATTTCCAGCAGGCGCTCACGCGCCAGCTCGAGCAGGGCGAGGAAATGAACGACCAGCACCGGCGCGCCCAGAGTCGCGTCGAAGAGATCGACGAAATCGACGAAACCGCCTGCAGCCCGCAGGCGACGCAGAATGGCTCCCATGTGTTCGCGCACCGAGAGTTCCTCGCGCTGCACCAGATGATGCGTGTGCAGTCTCGCCTGTTGCAGGATGCCCCGCCAGGCGTTCTGCAGGTCCGTGACGCTGACCTCCGGCAGGCGCCGCCGCAGGCTCTTCTCGACCCACACCTCGACCCAGTCGAAATCACGCTCGGCCTGCGGCAGCTCATTGATGGCATGTGCCGCGCGCTTCATCTGCTCGTACTCGATGAGGCGCCGCACCAGTTCGGCACGCGGATCCTCGACCTCGTCGCCGGCCGGCGCCTTCGGCCGCGGCAGCAGCATGCGCGACTTGATCTCGATCAGCATCGCCGCCATCACCAGATAGTCGGCGGCCAGTTCGAGATTGCGTGTCCGCATCGCTTCGACGTAGAGCAGATATTGGTCGGTCAGCGGCGCCATCGGAATGTCGAGCACGTTCACGTTGGCCTTGCGGATCAAGTACAGGAGCAGATCGAGCGGCCCCTCGAAGGCGTCGAGCATGACCGCCATCGCATCCGGCGGGATGTAGAGGTCGTGCGGCAGTTCCGCCAGCGGCTCGCCGTAGATTCTCGCCAGCGGACTCGCCATCTCCGCCGCTGCCGCGGCCGTGCCCTCGGCGACGACAAGAGCATCGTTCATCGCTGCTCCGGAGCCGGCGGCGCCATTCAGATGTAATCCAGCCCCAGCGCCTGCCGCACGTCGCGCATCGTTTCGCGGGCGAGATGACGCGCGCGGCCGTTGCCGTCGGCAATGATCTCGTTGACCAGATGCGGGTCGTCGAGATAGGGCTGCGCGCGCTCGCGCATCGGCGCCTGCTCGCGCAGGATACCCTCGATCACCGGCTGCTTGCAGTCGAGGCAGCCGATGCCAGCGCTGCGACATCCCTGCTGCACCCATGCCCGGCAGTCTTCATCCGAATATACCTGGTGCAGTTGCCAGACCGGACAGTTGTCCGGTTCGCCGGGGTCGCTGCGCCGGACGCGCGCGGGATCGGTCGGCATGCGGCGCAGCTTGTGCGTCACCGACGTCGCATCCTCGCGCAGCGTGATGGTGTTGCCGTAGGACTTGGACATCTTCTGACCGTCCAGCCCGGGCATGCGGGCCGCCGCCGTCAACAGCGCGCCGGGCTCGACCAGGATCATCTTGCCGGTCCCCTCGAGATGGCCACACAGCCGCTCGCGATCGGCATGCGACAGGTCATGCACCTCGTCGAGCAGCCGCCGCGCGGCTTCGATCGCCGCCTGGTCGCCGCGCTCCTGATAGTGCGTGCGCAGTTCCTCATAACGCCGCGCGCGCTTCGCGCCGAGCTTCTGCAGTGCCTCGCGCACCTTCTCCGCGAAACCGGGCTCACGACCGTAGAGGTGGTTGAAGCGGCGCGCGATCTCACGCGAGAACTCGATGTGCGGCACCTGATCCTCGCCGACCGGGACCTTGCCGGCACGGTAGATGAGAATGTCGGCCGCCTGCAGGAGCGGGTAGCCAAGGAAGCCATAGGTCGACAGATCCTTGTGCTCGAGCTTCTCCTGCTGGTCCTTGTAGGTTGGCACGCGCTCGAGCCAGCCGAGCGGCGTCATCATCGACAGCAGCAGATGCAGTTCGGCGTGCTCCGGCACCTTCGACTGAACGAAGATGATCGCCCGCCGCGGGTCGACGCCTGCAGCCAGCCAGTCGATGACCATGTCGCGGGCGGCGCCGACGATCCCGTGCGGATCATCGTACTGGGTCGTCAGCGCGTGCCAGTCGGCAACGAAGAAGAGGCAGGGATACTCGTGCTGCAGCCTGACCCAGTTCTTCAACACGCCGTGGTAGTGACCGAGATGCAGGCTGCCCGTCGGGCGCATCCCGGAGAGGACTCTTTCTGCGTACATTCTGTCGGCCATCGCTCAGGAGGGAAGTTGGAAAAGGAATCCAACGAGTCCGCCGACGAGCTGCATCACCGGCGTCAGCAACGAACTGAGGATGCCGGTGAACAGCAACAGCAGCAGGATCGGGAAACCGAAGCGCTCGATCTGCGCAAAGCGCCAGGCGGCCGCCGGCGGCAACAGGCTGACGGCGATGCGACCACCATCGAGCGGCGGCAGCGGAAACAGGTTGAGCACCATCAGCACGAGGTTGATCGTCATGCCGACCTCCGCCATGCGCGACATCGGCAGGCTGAAGAAGTTGAACGGCAACAGCCAGGCCAGCTTGAGCAGCGCCGCCCAGAAGAGCAGCATGGCGAGGTTGGCCGCAGGCCCCGCCGCAGCCACCCACAGCATGTCGCGTTTCGGATGCCGCAGGCGGCCGAAGTTCACCGGCACCGGCTTCGCCCAGCCGAACAGGATGCCGCCGGTCGACAGCAGGAGAATGATCGCCGGCACCAGGATCGTCCCCACCGGGTCGATGTGCTTCAGCGGGTTGGCGGTGATGCGGCCCTCCTGCCACGCCGTCGGATCGCCGAAATGCAGGGCGGCATAACCGTGCGCCGCCTCGTGCAGCGTGATCGCCAGGATCACCGGCAAGGCGGCAATGGCGATCGTCTGGATCAGGGAATCCATGGTCTCCTCTCAGTCGAGGCCGAACGGCGCCAGCGCGCCGCGGCCTGCACGAATCAGCAGCGGCATCGCCGCGGTCAGATCGACGACGGTCGTCGGCTCGACGCCGCAACGACCGGCATCGAGAATCAGGTCGATCTGCGTCTCGAGCCGGTCCTGGATCTCCCAGCCCTCGGTCAGCGGCCCGTCGTCGCCGGCAATGATCAGGGTCGAGGTGAGCAGCGGCTCGCCGAGTTCCTCGAGCAGTGCCAGGGTGACCGTGTGCGCCGGCACGCGCAGGCCGATCGTCTTGCGCTTCGGGTGCAGCACGCGCCGCGGCAACTCGCGCGTTCCTTCGAGAATGAAGGTGTAGCTGCCCGGAGTCGTCGCCTTGAGCAGACGGTAGCGGGCGTTGTCGACGCGCGCGAACTGGCCGATCTGTGACAGGTCACGGCACATCAGCGTCAGGTGGTGGCGCTCGTCGACGCCGCGCAGGCTGCGGATGCGCTCGACGGCCGCCTTGTCGCCGAGATGACAGCCGAGCGCATAGCTCGAATCGGTCGGCAGCGCGATCACGCCGCCGCGACGGACGACCTCGGCCGCCATGTGCAGCAGCCGCTGCTGCGGGTTGTCGGGATGAATCCTGACGTACTGCGCCATCGTCGGATGTGGCCCGCTCAGAACAGTTGCCAGACGGGCCGCAGCCCCTCGGGCAGCGGCGGCAGCCGGCCGAGGTCGACGTAGCTCTCGCCCGGGCCATGAAAATCGGAACCGCGCGAGGCGGCGAAGCCGTATTCCCGCGCCAGTCGCGAATAGAGATCGACGTGCTCCGGCGTGTGACTGCCCGACATGACCTCGATCGCCTGTCCGCCGAGGTCGCGGAACTCGCCCAGGAAGCGCCGCATGTCGCTGCGTGACAGCTTGTAGCGCCCCGGATGCGCCACCGTCGCGACCCCGGCGGCGCCATGAATCCACTTCAGCGAGTCGGCCAGGGTGGCCCAGCGATGATCGACATAGCCCGGCCGCCCGGGAACCAGGTACGACTCGAAGACGCTGCGCAGATCCTTGCACACCCCGCGCTCGACCAGGTAGCGGCCGAAATGCGCCCGACTGACGAGGTTCGGATTGGCGGCCAAGCGCATCGCGCCGTCGAAAGAGCCGTCGATACCGACCTTCCCGAGCTCGGCCGCCATCCGCCGGGCGCGCTCGATGCGGCCGCAGCGAACCGTCTGCAGCCCGGCGTTGAGCGCGGCATCTGCGGCGTCGAAGGCGAAGCCGAGGACGTGGATCTGCAAACCCTCCCACTCGATCGAGATCTCGACCCCGTTGACCAGGCTCAGGCCGACCTCGACCGCCGCCGCGCGGGCCCGCGGCAACCCGGCGATGTCATCGTGATCGGTCAGGGCCAGCATGTCGACGCCATTCTCCGCTGCCCGACGCACCACTTCCGCCGGCGCCAGAAGGCCGTCCGAACAGGTGGAATGGCAGTGCAGGTCGCAGTTGGGCACGGCGGGAAAGGTCCTCGGGGCGCGAAAGAACTGCGCATGATAGCACAGCCGCCGCCCCGCCCCGCCGGCAGGCGCGCCCGGTCGGCGACCGGCCTCGTCCGCGCCACGGTGAAAGCCGTAGCAGCAGCTTTCCACCTATAATGCCGGGCTTTTTGCAGGCCCAAGCCGATGTGGTTCAAGAACCTTCAACTCTACCGCCTGCCGCAGGGCTGGGCGGTCGAAGCCGAGAGCTTCGAGCAACAGCTTGCCCG
This genomic interval carries:
- a CDS encoding segregation/condensation protein A, whose translation is MNDALVVAEGTAAAAAEMASPLARIYGEPLAELPHDLYIPPDAMAVMLDAFEGPLDLLLYLIRKANVNVLDIPMAPLTDQYLLYVEAMRTRNLELAADYLVMAAMLIEIKSRMLLPRPKAPAGDEVEDPRAELVRRLIEYEQMKRAAHAINELPQAERDFDWVEVWVEKSLRRRLPEVSVTDLQNAWRGILQQARLHTHHLVQREELSVREHMGAILRRLRAAGGFVDFVDLFDATLGAPVLVVHFLALLELARERLLEMTQAEPFAPIYLRLVDVHDGA
- a CDS encoding PHP domain-containing protein, which encodes MPNCDLHCHSTCSDGLLAPAEVVRRAAENGVDMLALTDHDDIAGLPRARAAAVEVGLSLVNGVEISIEWEGLQIHVLGFAFDAADAALNAGLQTVRCGRIERARRMAAELGKVGIDGSFDGAMRLAANPNLVSRAHFGRYLVERGVCKDLRSVFESYLVPGRPGYVDHRWATLADSLKWIHGAAGVATVAHPGRYKLSRSDMRRFLGEFRDLGGQAIEVMSGSHTPEHVDLYSRLAREYGFAASRGSDFHGPGESYVDLGRLPPLPEGLRPVWQLF
- a CDS encoding threonylcarbamoyl-AMP synthase; protein product: MAQYVRIHPDNPQQRLLHMAAEVVRRGGVIALPTDSSYALGCHLGDKAAVERIRSLRGVDERHHLTLMCRDLSQIGQFARVDNARYRLLKATTPGSYTFILEGTRELPRRVLHPKRKTIGLRVPAHTVTLALLEELGEPLLTSTLIIAGDDGPLTEGWEIQDRLETQIDLILDAGRCGVEPTTVVDLTAAMPLLIRAGRGALAPFGLD
- a CDS encoding tryptophan--tRNA ligase codes for the protein MYAERVLSGMRPTGSLHLGHYHGVLKNWVRLQHEYPCLFFVADWHALTTQYDDPHGIVGAARDMVIDWLAAGVDPRRAIIFVQSKVPEHAELHLLLSMMTPLGWLERVPTYKDQQEKLEHKDLSTYGFLGYPLLQAADILIYRAGKVPVGEDQVPHIEFSREIARRFNHLYGREPGFAEKVREALQKLGAKRARRYEELRTHYQERGDQAAIEAARRLLDEVHDLSHADRERLCGHLEGTGKMILVEPGALLTAAARMPGLDGQKMSKSYGNTITLREDATSVTHKLRRMPTDPARVRRSDPGEPDNCPVWQLHQVYSDEDCRAWVQQGCRSAGIGCLDCKQPVIEGILREQAPMRERAQPYLDDPHLVNEIIADGNGRARHLARETMRDVRQALGLDYI
- a CDS encoding site-2 protease family protein, yielding MDSLIQTIAIAALPVILAITLHEAAHGYAALHFGDPTAWQEGRITANPLKHIDPVGTILVPAIILLLSTGGILFGWAKPVPVNFGRLRHPKRDMLWVAAAGPAANLAMLLFWAALLKLAWLLPFNFFSLPMSRMAEVGMTINLVLMVLNLFPLPPLDGGRIAVSLLPPAAAWRFAQIERFGFPILLLLLFTGILSSLLTPVMQLVGGLVGFLFQLPS